The following are encoded together in the Clostridium sp. BJN0013 genome:
- a CDS encoding DUF503 domain-containing protein — MKILLMKITLRASWVQSLKEKRMIVRSITQKLKNKFNISVSEIAQQDIHKTIVIGIAGICATTPQIHSTMENIITFIEHNTDAEITDIEKEHMKI, encoded by the coding sequence ATGAAAATTTTACTTATGAAAATTACTTTAAGGGCATCCTGGGTACAGTCATTAAAAGAAAAGAGAATGATTGTAAGAAGTATAACTCAAAAACTAAAAAATAAATTCAATATATCCGTATCAGAAATAGCTCAACAGGATATTCATAAAACTATAGTTATAGGTATTGCAGGAATATGTGCAACTACACCTCAAATACATTCTACCATGGAAAATATTATAACTTTTATAGAACATAATACTGATGCAGAGATAACTGATATTGAAAAAGAACACATGAAAATTTAG
- the mmuM gene encoding homocysteine S-methyltransferase — MNPVENILKDFQVIILDGALATELERRGCNINDSLWSAKILGENPKIIEDVHYDYFMSGADCAITSSYQATICGFMEKGFKEDEAIELIKLSVKVAKRARDRFWKNPSNRMNRPKPLIAGSIGPYGAYLADGSEYIGHYNIGEKELIEFHRPRMKLLLEEGVDILACETIPSLVEAKAILKLLKEFPSVYAWISFSAKDQLNISDGTPIAECARYLDSYDKVAALGVNCTPPKYIDSLIEQILKNSTKPIVVYPNSGEEYDSITRTWYGDSSSETFSCSAKSWFDKGARLIGGCCRTNPEDIKLTCKVLKNNLSN, encoded by the coding sequence ATGAATCCAGTAGAAAATATTTTAAAAGATTTTCAAGTTATTATTTTAGATGGTGCCCTGGCCACAGAGCTTGAAAGAAGAGGCTGCAATATAAATGATTCCCTATGGTCAGCAAAAATACTTGGTGAGAACCCAAAAATAATAGAGGATGTACATTATGACTATTTTATGTCAGGAGCGGATTGTGCTATTACCTCAAGTTATCAGGCTACTATTTGTGGTTTTATGGAAAAAGGTTTTAAAGAAGACGAAGCAATAGAACTTATCAAACTTTCTGTAAAAGTAGCCAAAAGAGCAAGAGATAGATTCTGGAAAAATCCTTCGAATAGAATGAACAGACCAAAACCGTTAATTGCAGGTTCAATAGGTCCCTATGGAGCCTATCTTGCAGATGGTTCTGAATATATAGGACATTACAATATTGGCGAAAAAGAATTAATTGAATTCCACAGACCAAGGATGAAACTGTTACTAGAAGAAGGAGTTGATATTCTGGCCTGTGAAACAATTCCAAGCCTTGTAGAAGCCAAGGCTATTTTAAAACTACTTAAAGAATTTCCTTCGGTTTATGCCTGGATAAGTTTTAGTGCCAAAGATCAATTGAATATAAGTGACGGAACCCCAATAGCCGAGTGTGCCAGATATTTAGATTCCTATGATAAAGTAGCTGCTCTTGGAGTTAACTGTACCCCGCCTAAATACATAGATTCATTGATTGAACAGATTTTAAAAAATTCTACCAAACCCATAGTAGTCTATCCAAATTCAGGTGAAGAATATGATAGTATTACTAGAACCTGGTATGGAGATTCTTCTAGTGAAACTTTCAGCTGTAGTGCCAAAAGCTGGTTTGATAAAGGTGCCAGACTTATAGGGGGATGCTGCAGAACAAATCCTGAAGATATTAAATTGACTTGCAAAGTTCTTAAAAACAACCTTTCGAACTAA
- a CDS encoding ATP-binding protein: MGGSEIMSKKQITLMPISEQILACISPSPSSARVIRTAAKMAKNYHSKWIVLYVDSIKSQRLSNEEKKRLNSYFNLVEQLGGEMVTIYGDSIDKQIIQYAEFRNVTKIIIGKNHKKFSNISHFYTRDLVDKLMSSNDYIDVYIIPSPFYKEEKNNFIREFSNEIISFKEIIETIIIMATVTLIAKLFNYMGFTDVNEIMIFILGVIVVYIKTTGYLMGIISSIGGVLIFNYLFVQPKGSFQFYDKNYITTFAMMLTVSFIVGGLTDRIQKEAYNSYTREKRTEILYMASSKLLSAVGNFDVISTGIKYISRLINRSVIGYLWENGKPSTPLIYNHDKIDSKNIFLNKDEIAYWTFLNGKDSGKGTDIFCQSDVYYTPIKVHNKVLGVIGISCCQGIIDREQKFIVQTIVGQMAVALDREILSSQQEASKVQIERERLRSNLLRSVSHDLRSPLAGIKGSVSTILENGQFIDENTKKDLLIGIYDDTEWLIRLVENLLSMTRFDEGNVNIAKNMELVEEVVSEAVQRSSKCFKYHRVKINIPEKIIMVSMDGSLIEQVLINLFDNAVKFSPKHSLVEIKVYEESEDVIFEVIDNGKGISEEILPYIFDRFFTNGSKVSDSRRGVGLGLAICKSIVELHGGKITAHNRKEGGAVFKFNIPKEKRKEINYER; the protein is encoded by the coding sequence ATAGGAGGAAGTGAAATAATGTCAAAAAAGCAGATTACTTTAATGCCGATCTCTGAACAGATACTGGCCTGCATCAGTCCATCTCCGTCTTCGGCAAGAGTAATACGAACTGCTGCAAAAATGGCAAAAAATTATCATTCGAAATGGATAGTTTTATATGTAGATTCTATAAAATCTCAAAGATTGAGCAATGAAGAAAAGAAAAGATTAAATTCCTATTTCAATTTGGTAGAACAACTGGGCGGGGAAATGGTTACAATATATGGAGATAGCATAGATAAACAGATAATACAATATGCTGAATTCAGAAATGTTACTAAAATAATAATAGGAAAAAATCATAAAAAGTTCAGCAACATATCTCATTTTTATACAAGAGATCTGGTAGATAAGCTTATGAGTTCCAATGACTATATTGATGTCTACATTATACCAAGTCCATTTTATAAAGAGGAGAAGAATAATTTTATCCGAGAATTCAGTAATGAAATAATATCATTCAAAGAAATCATTGAAACCATAATAATTATGGCAACTGTAACGTTAATTGCAAAATTGTTTAATTATATGGGTTTTACCGATGTAAATGAAATCATGATTTTTATTTTAGGTGTTATAGTGGTATATATAAAGACAACTGGATACTTGATGGGTATAATATCTTCTATAGGTGGGGTACTGATATTTAATTATTTATTTGTACAGCCAAAGGGTTCATTTCAGTTTTATGATAAAAATTATATAACTACATTTGCCATGATGCTGACAGTTTCATTTATAGTTGGTGGTCTTACCGATAGAATACAAAAGGAGGCCTATAACTCCTACACAAGGGAAAAGAGAACTGAAATACTGTATATGGCCAGCAGTAAATTATTAAGTGCGGTAGGAAACTTTGACGTTATTTCCACAGGTATAAAGTATATTTCTAGATTAATCAATAGAAGTGTAATAGGGTATTTGTGGGAAAATGGCAAGCCTTCTACTCCCTTAATATATAACCATGATAAAATTGATAGTAAAAATATATTTTTAAATAAGGATGAAATAGCTTATTGGACTTTTTTAAATGGAAAGGACTCGGGAAAAGGTACAGATATTTTTTGTCAATCTGATGTGTATTACACACCTATAAAGGTGCATAATAAAGTATTAGGAGTAATCGGAATTTCCTGCTGCCAGGGAATTATCGACAGGGAACAAAAATTCATTGTTCAAACTATTGTAGGGCAGATGGCTGTGGCTCTGGATAGAGAAATTCTTTCAAGTCAACAGGAGGCTTCTAAAGTTCAGATTGAAAGAGAAAGACTTAGGAGCAATCTTTTAAGATCAGTTTCTCATGATTTAAGAAGTCCTCTGGCAGGTATAAAGGGTTCTGTAAGTACAATTTTAGAAAATGGGCAATTTATAGATGAGAATACAAAAAAAGATTTATTGATTGGCATCTATGATGATACGGAGTGGTTGATTAGATTAGTTGAAAATCTATTGAGTATGACAAGATTTGATGAAGGAAATGTAAATATAGCTAAGAATATGGAATTGGTGGAGGAAGTGGTATCCGAAGCAGTTCAGAGAAGTTCTAAATGCTTTAAATATCATAGGGTAAAAATAAATATTCCTGAAAAGATTATAATGGTTTCTATGGATGGGAGTTTAATTGAACAGGTACTTATAAATCTTTTTGACAATGCTGTTAAATTTTCTCCAAAACATTCACTTGTAGAAATAAAGGTTTACGAGGAAAGTGAAGATGTAATTTTTGAAGTGATTGATAATGGCAAGGGGATATCAGAGGAAATATTACCTTATATATTTGACAGATTTTTTACAAATGGAAGTAAGGTATCTGATTCCAGAAGAGGAGTAGGTCTAGGACTTGCCATTTGTAAGTCCATAGTGGAATTACATGGAGGGAAGATTACGGCTCATAACAGAAAGGAAGGGGGAGCTGTTTTTAAATTTAACATTCCAAAAGAAAAAAGGAAGGAAATTAATTATGAAAGATAA
- a CDS encoding response regulator — MKDKPYILIVEDDKPIRNFIAAALSSQGYKYIETDKGKEAVALSMSNNPDIIILDLGLPDIDGIEVISRIRKLSNVPIIIVSAREKERQKVEALDEGADDYLTKPFGIGELLARIRVSLRHGMSNRNEDIVIHTFKVKQLFIDFDKRRVTVNNNEIHLTPIEYKIMELLCRYSGKVLTHNFIIREIWGTSFGNETQSLRVFMANLRRKIERDPSQPEYIYTEVGVGYRFVEE; from the coding sequence ATGAAAGATAAGCCTTACATTCTTATAGTTGAAGATGATAAACCTATAAGAAATTTTATAGCAGCAGCTTTATCATCACAAGGATATAAATATATTGAAACCGACAAAGGAAAAGAGGCTGTTGCACTTTCCATGTCAAATAATCCGGATATTATCATATTGGATTTGGGTCTTCCGGATATTGATGGAATTGAGGTTATATCAAGAATAAGAAAATTATCAAATGTTCCAATTATAATCGTATCTGCCAGGGAAAAAGAAAGGCAAAAAGTTGAGGCCCTTGATGAAGGTGCTGATGATTATTTAACCAAACCCTTTGGAATAGGGGAACTTCTAGCTAGAATTCGTGTATCCTTAAGACATGGTATGTCAAATAGAAATGAGGATATAGTAATTCATACTTTTAAGGTTAAACAGCTTTTTATTGATTTTGATAAAAGGCGTGTAACTGTAAATAATAATGAAATACATTTAACTCCTATAGAGTATAAAATAATGGAGTTGCTCTGCAGGTATTCAGGCAAGGTATTGACTCATAATTTTATTATCAGGGAAATTTGGGGAACATCCTTTGGAAATGAGACTCAGTCACTTAGAGTTTTTATGGCCAATTTAAGGAGAAAAATAGAAAGGGATCCTTCTCAACCTGAGTATATATATACAGAGGTCGGAGTAGGATATAGGTTTGTTGAGGAATAA
- a CDS encoding APC family permease: MSLKLSNLLDNLTGKRLKTEEITQEKFTVFWGLPIMSSDAISSVAYAGEEILWKLIPIIGIMSYKYMLYVSLCIIFLMFMLTFSYRQTIDAYPEGGGSYIVAKDNFGKNAGLVAGASLIIDYILTVAVSASASTAAITSAIPALLSHKVTITLILIIFLVIGNLRGIRESSKLFGIPTYLFIFSILFMILWGIIKVHFGGYVPKPVYNIPAVSGEVTWFLLLNAFAAGCTALTGIEAVSNGVPSFKEPSQKHAKIVLLLLSLVVLMVFGGISYLTTLYHAVPNSKVTVIAQISQQIFGGNIMFYVIQCTTAIILIMAGNTAFTGLPLLLAFIAKDGYAPRQFTKRGKRLSYSNGIIVLGVLSCILVIMFKGDTHFLLPLYAVGVFISFTLSQFGMFTRWVRNKGRGWKHRAIINGLGGLLTFITTIIIGVTRFKHGAWIVFILIPAIVYIMLKINEHYREVARQLKLSAGEMPKKVDFLDQKKHVIVPIDTLNKSFLKALNYARTISKNIIIFHVSIDDESTNKLLKKWDEYDIDIPIVVKKSSYRNVIGPLIKFIESEEYYAGSEDTVTVVIPQFVITKWWGNILHNQTALLIKTMLLKRRNIAIVTIPYIIDEY; this comes from the coding sequence ATGAGCTTGAAATTAAGTAACTTACTAGACAATTTAACGGGTAAAAGATTAAAAACTGAGGAGATAACACAGGAAAAGTTTACTGTATTTTGGGGACTGCCTATAATGTCCAGCGATGCAATTTCTTCAGTGGCATATGCTGGTGAAGAAATATTATGGAAGCTTATTCCTATTATCGGTATAATGTCATATAAGTATATGCTTTATGTGTCATTATGTATTATATTTTTAATGTTTATGCTTACATTTTCATATAGACAAACTATTGATGCCTATCCAGAAGGTGGTGGATCCTATATCGTAGCAAAGGATAATTTTGGAAAAAATGCAGGGCTTGTAGCAGGAGCCTCTTTAATTATAGATTATATATTGACTGTAGCTGTAAGTGCCTCTGCAAGTACTGCGGCTATAACTTCTGCTATACCTGCCTTACTCTCTCATAAAGTAACCATAACTTTGATACTTATAATATTTTTGGTTATTGGAAATTTAAGAGGTATAAGAGAATCTTCAAAATTATTTGGTATTCCCACATATTTATTTATATTTTCAATATTATTTATGATTTTATGGGGAATAATTAAAGTACACTTTGGAGGATATGTTCCAAAGCCTGTTTATAATATACCTGCTGTTTCAGGAGAAGTAACTTGGTTTTTGCTTTTAAATGCTTTTGCAGCAGGATGTACAGCATTGACAGGTATAGAAGCTGTCAGCAATGGTGTGCCAAGTTTTAAAGAACCTTCCCAGAAACATGCCAAGATTGTATTATTGCTTTTGTCATTGGTAGTACTTATGGTTTTTGGAGGTATTTCATATTTGACCACACTTTATCATGCTGTTCCTAATTCAAAAGTAACTGTAATTGCACAGATTTCCCAGCAAATATTTGGGGGGAATATTATGTTTTATGTAATTCAATGTACTACTGCAATTATACTTATCATGGCTGGCAATACTGCTTTTACCGGATTGCCACTTTTACTGGCATTTATAGCCAAAGATGGGTATGCTCCAAGACAGTTCACAAAGAGAGGTAAAAGACTTAGCTATTCCAATGGTATAATAGTATTAGGAGTGCTATCTTGTATATTAGTTATAATGTTTAAAGGAGATACTCATTTCCTATTACCCCTTTATGCAGTGGGAGTATTTATATCATTTACATTGTCTCAATTTGGTATGTTTACAAGATGGGTCAGAAATAAAGGGCGAGGATGGAAACATAGGGCTATTATAAATGGATTAGGAGGACTGTTAACTTTTATTACAACTATTATTATAGGAGTAACTAGATTTAAACATGGTGCATGGATAGTTTTTATACTTATACCTGCAATAGTTTATATAATGTTGAAGATAAATGAACATTATAGAGAAGTCGCAAGACAATTAAAATTGTCTGCAGGTGAAATGCCTAAAAAAGTTGATTTTTTAGATCAGAAAAAACATGTAATAGTTCCTATAGATACTTTAAATAAATCATTTTTAAAGGCTTTAAATTATGCCAGGACAATATCTAAAAATATAATAATATTTCATGTTTCTATAGATGATGAAAGTACTAATAAGCTTTTAAAAAAATGGGATGAGTATGATATTGATATACCTATAGTAGTAAAGAAATCTTCTTATAGAAACGTTATAGGACCGCTTATTAAATTTATAGAATCAGAGGAATATTATGCAGGATCTGAAGATACGGTAACTGTTGTAATTCCACAATTTGTAATTACCAAATGGTGGGGTAACATACTTCACAATCAAACTGCATTATTAATTAAAACTATGCTTCTTAAGAGAAGAAATATAGCTATAGTTACCATACCTTATATAATAGATGAATATTAA